The proteins below come from a single Asanoa ferruginea genomic window:
- a CDS encoding response regulator transcription factor → MVTIGDGRLTDFRRIDGAPIRVLVVDDEPTLADLLSMALRYEGWDVRSALTGGGAVQEAKLFGPDVVVLDVMLPDFDGLEVMRRMRVHAPNVPVLFLTARDAVEDRVAGLTAGGDDYVTKPFSLEEVVARLRALMRRAGVGVSAREEAVLTVGDLTLDEDSHEVRRSGALITLTATEFELLRFLMRNPRRVLSKAQILDRVWNYDFGGQANVVELYISYLRKKIDAGHAPMIHTLRGAGYVLKPAD, encoded by the coding sequence ATGGTCACGATCGGCGACGGGCGGCTAACCGACTTTCGGCGCATCGACGGCGCGCCGATCCGGGTGCTCGTCGTCGACGACGAGCCGACGCTGGCTGACCTGCTGTCGATGGCCCTGCGCTACGAGGGCTGGGACGTGCGGTCGGCACTGACCGGCGGCGGTGCCGTGCAGGAGGCGAAACTCTTCGGCCCCGACGTCGTCGTGCTCGACGTGATGCTGCCCGACTTCGACGGGCTCGAGGTGATGCGGCGGATGCGCGTACACGCGCCCAATGTTCCGGTCCTGTTCCTCACGGCGCGTGACGCGGTGGAGGATCGGGTCGCGGGGCTCACTGCCGGGGGCGACGACTACGTGACCAAGCCGTTCAGCCTCGAAGAGGTGGTGGCCCGGCTGCGAGCGCTGATGCGGCGGGCCGGGGTGGGTGTCAGCGCGCGCGAGGAGGCGGTGCTCACCGTCGGTGACCTCACCCTTGACGAAGACTCCCATGAGGTACGCCGCTCCGGTGCCCTGATCACCCTCACCGCGACCGAGTTCGAGCTGCTCCGGTTCCTGATGCGCAACCCGCGACGGGTGCTCAGCAAGGCACAGATCCTCGACCGAGTATGGAACTACGACTTCGGCGGGCAGGCCAACGTCGTCGAGCTTTACATCTCCTACCTGCGGAAGAAGATCGACGCCGGGCACGCACCGATGATCCACACGCTGCGGGGCGCCGGATATGTCCTCAAGCCCGCCGACTGA
- a CDS encoding TetR/AcrR family transcriptional regulator yields the protein MTAPRTAADVRASLELALANAVAEKGYAATTIADIVANARVSKRTFYEHFADKEACLMALYGDACARIMAVLRSAGAIEQPWPDRIRALTAAYLGSLDAMLPVNRAVVVEMQAAGVRAYRMRQRVQREFAQTLVDVVDGARRTNPKITPLTAPMALALVGGINELMLDVVGPSGEPGNTFTGLTEHVVALFTAVVPEG from the coding sequence ATGACCGCCCCGCGCACCGCGGCCGACGTGCGCGCGAGCCTGGAGCTCGCGCTCGCCAACGCCGTTGCCGAGAAAGGCTACGCCGCGACCACGATCGCCGACATCGTCGCCAACGCGCGCGTCTCGAAACGCACCTTCTACGAGCACTTCGCCGACAAGGAAGCGTGCCTGATGGCGCTCTACGGCGACGCCTGCGCGCGGATCATGGCGGTCCTGCGCAGCGCCGGCGCGATCGAGCAGCCCTGGCCCGACCGGATCCGCGCGCTGACCGCCGCCTACCTGGGCTCCCTCGACGCGATGCTGCCGGTCAACCGCGCCGTCGTGGTCGAGATGCAGGCCGCCGGCGTGCGGGCCTACCGGATGCGGCAGCGGGTGCAGCGCGAGTTCGCGCAGACCCTGGTCGACGTCGTCGACGGCGCGCGGCGGACCAACCCGAAGATCACGCCGCTCACCGCGCCGATGGCGCTCGCCCTGGTCGGCGGCATCAACGAGCTCATGCTCGACGTCGTCGGCCCGAGCGGCGAGCCCGGCAACACGTTCACCGGCCTCACCGAGCACGTGGTCGCACTGTTCACCGCGGTCGTCCCGGAGGGATGA
- a CDS encoding flavin-containing monooxygenase produces MAELITGDGAAPAQDRHSRIAVIGAGFGGIATGLRLLAAGHDDFVIFDRGDDVGGTWRDNTYPGCACDVPSHMYSLSFMPNAEWTRSFSGQEEIWAYLRRCAASLRPFLRLRHEVRGAAWEGGRWVIDTSEGVHTADFLVAAGGPLSSPVIPPLPGLTSFAGAAFHSARWDHSLEMRGRRVAVVGTGASAVQFVPRIAPSVASLSLFQRTAPWVMPRGDRDFSARERRVFTRVPGARRLARAGVYWGRELAAVGFLHPPVMRLAERAARRHLAASVADPALREALTPAYRMGCKRVLLSDDFYPALSRPNVSLVTSPIASVTPDGLVTADGTSHAADTLIFATGFEATDPPLASLIRGASGSTLAEAWGGSMRAYLGSTVPGFPNLFLLLGPNTGLGHTSVVFMIECQIDHLVRLLRHIDSAGGGAWEPTPAAHSSFGAFVDRRMAGTVWQSGGCHSWYQDRNGRVSALWPGHTWSFWLRTRRFDARAFRPVGLE; encoded by the coding sequence ATGGCTGAGCTGATCACGGGCGACGGCGCCGCGCCGGCACAAGACCGACACAGTCGGATCGCCGTCATCGGCGCGGGCTTCGGCGGGATCGCGACCGGCCTGCGCCTGTTGGCGGCCGGCCACGACGACTTCGTCATCTTCGATCGCGGCGACGACGTCGGCGGCACCTGGCGGGACAACACATATCCCGGGTGCGCGTGCGACGTACCTTCCCACATGTATTCATTGTCGTTCATGCCCAACGCGGAGTGGACCCGCAGTTTCTCCGGGCAGGAGGAGATCTGGGCATATCTGCGGCGGTGCGCCGCGTCGTTGCGGCCGTTCCTGCGGCTGCGCCACGAGGTGCGCGGCGCGGCGTGGGAGGGCGGTCGGTGGGTCATCGACACCTCCGAGGGTGTGCACACCGCCGACTTCCTGGTCGCCGCCGGTGGTCCGCTGTCGTCGCCGGTCATCCCCCCGCTCCCCGGTTTGACCTCGTTCGCCGGCGCCGCGTTCCACTCGGCCCGCTGGGACCACTCGTTGGAGATGCGTGGTCGCCGGGTCGCGGTGGTCGGCACCGGTGCCTCGGCAGTGCAGTTCGTGCCCCGGATCGCGCCATCGGTGGCGTCGTTGTCGCTGTTCCAGCGGACGGCGCCGTGGGTGATGCCGCGTGGCGACCGCGACTTCTCCGCGCGGGAGCGGCGGGTGTTCACGCGGGTGCCGGGTGCGCGGCGGCTGGCCCGGGCCGGTGTCTACTGGGGACGCGAGTTGGCCGCCGTCGGGTTCCTGCATCCGCCGGTGATGCGGCTGGCGGAGCGGGCGGCGCGGCGGCATCTCGCGGCGTCGGTCGCCGATCCGGCGTTGCGGGAAGCGCTGACGCCGGCGTACCGGATGGGCTGTAAAAGGGTTCTGCTCTCCGACGATTTCTATCCGGCGCTGTCCCGGCCCAACGTCTCGTTGGTCACGTCGCCGATCGCCTCGGTGACGCCTGACGGGCTGGTCACCGCCGACGGCACGAGCCATGCCGCCGACACGCTGATCTTCGCGACGGGCTTCGAGGCCACCGACCCACCGCTGGCCTCGCTCATCCGGGGCGCGTCCGGGTCCACACTGGCCGAGGCCTGGGGCGGGAGCATGCGGGCCTACCTCGGTTCGACCGTGCCCGGATTCCCCAACCTGTTCCTGCTGCTGGGGCCGAACACGGGGCTCGGGCACACGTCGGTGGTGTTCATGATCGAATGCCAGATCGATCATCTGGTACGGCTGCTCCGGCACATCGATTCCGCCGGTGGCGGCGCGTGGGAGCCGACGCCGGCCGCGCACTCGTCGTTCGGCGCGTTCGTCGACCGGCGGATGGCCGGGACGGTCTGGCAGTCCGGTGGCTGCCATAGCTGGTATCAGGACCGCAACGGCCGGGTGTCGGCGCTCTGGCCCGGGCACACCTGGTCCTTCTGGCTGCGCACCCGTCGCTTCGACGCTCGCGCGTTTCGTCCCGTCGGTTTGGAGTGA
- a CDS encoding SDR family oxidoreductase, with amino-acid sequence MNGSVLFITGAARGIGAHTARLAVARGARVALVGLEPARLADLAASLGDAARWFEADVTDQAALEAAVRGTVDAFGGIDAVVANAGIANRGTIAVGDLEALVRTIEVDLIGAVRTVGATVSEVSARRGYYLLVSSAAAFAALPGMSGYCAAKAGLEHFGNAIRLELAHRGVAVGTAHMSWVDTDLVRDVKDDLPTFRAALDRLPGPLGRSVPVQRCAEAFVDAVARRRRRVYVPRVVALASAFRSVANGSFGGWIARRAAATSVPELEAQLGALGRGYGRNTAPQ; translated from the coding sequence GTGAACGGCTCCGTTCTGTTCATCACCGGCGCCGCGCGCGGGATCGGGGCGCACACCGCCCGGCTCGCGGTCGCCCGCGGCGCGCGGGTCGCGCTCGTCGGCCTGGAGCCCGCACGGCTCGCCGACCTGGCCGCGTCGCTGGGCGACGCCGCGCGGTGGTTCGAGGCCGACGTGACCGACCAGGCCGCGCTGGAGGCCGCCGTGCGCGGCACGGTCGACGCGTTCGGCGGCATCGACGCGGTGGTCGCCAACGCCGGCATCGCCAACCGCGGCACGATCGCGGTCGGCGACCTGGAGGCACTGGTCCGGACCATCGAGGTCGACCTGATCGGCGCCGTCCGCACGGTCGGCGCCACGGTGTCGGAGGTGTCCGCCCGGCGGGGCTACTACCTGCTCGTCTCGTCGGCCGCCGCGTTCGCCGCGCTGCCGGGCATGTCGGGCTACTGCGCCGCGAAGGCCGGGCTCGAGCACTTCGGCAACGCGATCCGGCTCGAACTCGCCCATCGCGGTGTCGCCGTGGGCACCGCACACATGAGCTGGGTCGACACCGATCTGGTCCGCGACGTGAAAGACGACCTGCCGACGTTCCGCGCCGCGCTCGACCGGCTGCCCGGCCCGCTCGGGCGCAGCGTGCCGGTGCAGCGGTGCGCGGAGGCTTTTGTCGACGCGGTCGCGCGGCGCCGCCGCCGGGTGTACGTGCCGCGGGTGGTCGCGCTGGCCTCGGCGTTCCGGTCGGTGGCCAACGGCTCGTTCGGCGGCTGGATCGCCCGGCGGGCGGCGGCCACCTCGGTGCCGGAGCTCGAGGCGCAGTTGGGCGCGCTCGGGCGTGGCTACGGGCGCAACACCGCGCCGCAGTGA
- a CDS encoding alpha/beta fold hydrolase, whose translation MTSLFFTRRGSGPPLVLLHGIGHHWRAWEPVLDQLAAHHDVIAVDLPGFGRSPLLPDDFAGMPSLVSALASFFTSLGLGRPHVAGNSLGGALALELAAAGHVASATALSPAGFASAGQLRYAVVVLTAHRLVSRLPTPVVRTVMRSSRLRSLAFGMLLSRPGRITLERCLADTAALRDGVAFRAVARASRGYAFSGAPTVPVTIGWGTRDLILRYRQAAVARRGLPHARHVDLPGCGHVPMSDDPDLVADLILATTGALPPPAGGL comes from the coding sequence GTGACGTCGCTCTTCTTCACCCGCCGTGGTTCCGGGCCGCCGCTCGTGCTGCTGCACGGGATCGGGCATCACTGGCGGGCCTGGGAGCCGGTGCTCGACCAGCTGGCGGCGCACCACGACGTGATCGCGGTCGACCTGCCGGGGTTCGGCCGGTCCCCCTTGCTTCCGGACGACTTCGCCGGCATGCCGTCGCTGGTCTCGGCGCTCGCGTCGTTCTTCACGTCTCTCGGTCTCGGCCGGCCGCACGTGGCGGGGAACAGTCTCGGCGGCGCGCTCGCGTTGGAACTCGCCGCGGCCGGGCATGTCGCGTCGGCCACCGCCCTGTCGCCGGCCGGTTTCGCCAGCGCGGGTCAGTTGCGCTATGCGGTTGTCGTGCTGACCGCCCATCGACTCGTGTCGCGCCTGCCCACCCCTGTCGTGCGTACCGTGATGCGATCTTCGCGGTTGCGCTCTTTGGCGTTCGGCATGCTGCTGTCGCGGCCGGGGCGGATCACGCTCGAACGGTGCCTCGCCGACACGGCGGCGCTGCGCGACGGTGTCGCGTTCCGTGCGGTCGCCCGGGCCAGCCGCGGGTATGCCTTCAGCGGCGCGCCGACCGTGCCGGTCACGATCGGCTGGGGCACCCGGGACCTGATCCTGCGCTACCGCCAGGCCGCGGTCGCCCGGCGCGGTCTGCCGCACGCCCGACACGTCGACCTGCCCGGTTGCGGGCACGTCCCGATGAGCGACGACCCCGACCTGGTGGCCGATCTGATCCTGGCCACCACCGGCGCCCTACCCCCTCCGGCCGGCGGGCTGTGA
- a CDS encoding low temperature requirement protein A yields MTTAPRRTFYRPMRSRSATEPNRASTPLELLFDLCFVVAVAQSATGLEHAVAEHHFGHAVSAYAMVFFAIWWAWMNFTWFSSAYDADDDIFRLSVLIAIVGALIIAAGVPRAFDGDFLLVTIGYSIMRLANVGQWIRAAVSDPIHRTNATRYAIGVAAVQVGWWLWLLASGDAVYWAFGILVVAELMVPVWAERPGMTEWHPGHIAERYGLFTLIVLGETVLAASVAFENGLGGDANADVIWLGAAGIVIVFAMWWLYFDREGGLGGLSSFVWGYAHYLVFASAAAVGAGLVVNVAFHTGEAHISDTAAGYALAIPVATYLVSVWALHILPHERGLLLVTAPLGAVLILLAPLVPATAQVIALLMALVVAITVAPSRRAAALSTSESYPQATPPA; encoded by the coding sequence GTGACGACAGCCCCGCGCCGCACGTTCTACCGGCCGATGCGGTCCCGGTCCGCGACCGAGCCGAATCGCGCCTCGACGCCCCTGGAGCTCCTGTTCGACCTGTGCTTCGTGGTCGCGGTCGCCCAGTCGGCCACGGGGCTGGAGCACGCGGTCGCCGAGCACCACTTCGGGCACGCCGTCTCCGCGTACGCGATGGTCTTCTTCGCCATCTGGTGGGCGTGGATGAACTTCACCTGGTTCTCGTCGGCGTACGACGCCGACGACGACATCTTCCGGCTGTCGGTGCTGATCGCGATCGTGGGTGCGCTGATCATCGCCGCGGGTGTGCCGCGCGCTTTCGACGGCGACTTCCTGCTGGTCACCATCGGCTATTCGATCATGCGGCTCGCCAACGTCGGCCAATGGATCCGGGCCGCCGTGTCAGACCCGATCCACCGGACGAACGCGACGCGTTACGCGATCGGAGTCGCCGCGGTCCAGGTCGGCTGGTGGTTGTGGCTGCTCGCGAGCGGCGACGCCGTCTACTGGGCGTTCGGCATCCTGGTCGTCGCCGAGCTGATGGTCCCGGTGTGGGCCGAACGGCCGGGCATGACCGAGTGGCACCCTGGCCACATCGCCGAGCGCTACGGCCTTTTCACCCTGATCGTGCTCGGCGAAACGGTGCTGGCCGCATCGGTGGCCTTCGAAAACGGACTGGGCGGCGACGCCAACGCCGACGTGATCTGGCTCGGTGCGGCCGGCATCGTGATCGTCTTCGCGATGTGGTGGCTCTACTTCGACCGCGAGGGTGGGCTCGGGGGCCTGAGCAGCTTCGTCTGGGGCTATGCCCACTATCTGGTGTTCGCGTCGGCGGCCGCCGTCGGTGCGGGGCTGGTCGTCAACGTCGCGTTCCACACCGGCGAGGCACACATCTCCGACACCGCCGCCGGCTACGCGCTCGCGATCCCGGTCGCGACCTACCTCGTCAGCGTCTGGGCGTTGCATATCCTGCCCCACGAGCGTGGCCTGCTGCTGGTGACCGCGCCTTTGGGCGCGGTGCTGATCCTGCTCGCCCCGCTCGTGCCGGCGACGGCCCAGGTGATAGCGCTGCTGATGGCGCTGGTCGTGGCGATCACGGTCGCTCCGTCGCGGCGGGCCGCCGCCCTGTCCACAAGCGAAAGTTATCCACAGGCCACACCCCCCGCCTGA
- a CDS encoding pentapeptide repeat-containing protein, with translation MTAPKRTDDLRVMPWWYVLVGVLLAIALGWLVLDWLLAEANRATSIDTRATLRVDAIRTALTVVAGTGGGLALLLAARRQWLSERAQRHQEFTAGRDHSHRELVQAHTERVAATTHKNQEEQARLAEYDATERRVTDLFTKAVDLLGSDKAAVRLGGLYALERLAQDNPRHRQTVVAVVCAYLRMTDGTPPAGDDEIRRSAQRLLTRHLHADQADAWWPEVRLDLAHTRLTNFDASGCTLIAADFTGAQFAGDARFVGAHVEGGVTLSGATFDNATFDELTTAGAFVLDGARFSGAATFARSRFGGEVSARRVVFQGASFAEAAFEKTVTLDHSTFADTTSFRRATFHSGFSIERGSFAAYAGFRTVTFEDMAFFRWTAFHGDAYFENATFGGAVNLGRAEFHGRASFAGATMRRRPNIDHVRAAADQAHVWPAGTTTEKEDDHWIVLIDHHPA, from the coding sequence GTGACAGCCCCCAAACGCACCGACGACCTCCGCGTGATGCCGTGGTGGTATGTGCTCGTCGGCGTGCTGCTGGCCATCGCCCTCGGCTGGCTGGTCCTCGACTGGTTGCTGGCCGAGGCCAACCGCGCCACCAGCATCGACACGCGGGCCACGCTGCGGGTCGACGCGATCCGCACGGCCCTGACCGTGGTGGCCGGCACCGGCGGCGGCCTGGCCCTGCTGCTGGCCGCACGCCGGCAGTGGCTGAGCGAGCGGGCCCAGCGCCACCAGGAGTTCACCGCCGGCCGCGACCACTCCCACCGCGAGCTCGTCCAGGCACACACCGAGCGGGTCGCCGCGACCACCCACAAAAACCAGGAGGAGCAGGCCCGCCTGGCGGAATACGACGCCACCGAGCGCCGCGTCACCGACCTGTTCACCAAGGCCGTCGACCTGCTCGGCAGCGACAAGGCCGCGGTCCGGCTGGGCGGCCTCTACGCACTGGAGCGCCTGGCACAGGACAACCCCCGCCACCGCCAGACCGTGGTGGCGGTGGTCTGCGCCTATTTGCGGATGACCGACGGCACTCCCCCGGCCGGCGACGACGAGATCCGCCGCAGCGCACAACGCCTCCTCACCCGTCACCTGCACGCCGATCAGGCCGACGCCTGGTGGCCGGAGGTCCGGCTCGACCTGGCCCACACCCGTTTGACCAACTTCGACGCGAGCGGCTGCACCCTGATAGCGGCCGACTTCACCGGGGCTCAGTTCGCCGGCGACGCCCGCTTCGTGGGCGCCCACGTGGAGGGCGGGGTGACGCTATCGGGCGCGACGTTCGACAACGCCACCTTCGACGAACTGACCACAGCGGGCGCCTTCGTCCTCGACGGCGCGCGCTTCTCCGGCGCGGCCACCTTCGCCCGGTCCCGTTTCGGCGGCGAGGTGTCCGCGCGTCGCGTCGTTTTCCAGGGCGCATCGTTCGCGGAGGCGGCCTTCGAGAAGACGGTGACGCTCGACCACAGCACCTTCGCCGACACGACCTCGTTCCGCAGGGCCACGTTCCATAGTGGATTCTCGATCGAGCGCGGCTCATTCGCGGCCTACGCCGGCTTCCGCACGGTCACCTTCGAAGACATGGCGTTCTTCCGCTGGACCGCCTTCCACGGCGACGCCTATTTCGAAAACGCCACCTTCGGCGGCGCGGTGAACCTCGGCCGGGCCGAGTTCCACGGCCGGGCCAGCTTCGCCGGCGCGACGATGCGCCGCCGCCCCAACATCGACCACGTCCGCGCCGCGGCCGACCAGGCCCACGTCTGGCCCGCAGGCACCACCACAGAGAAGGAAGACGACCACTGGATCGTCCTGATCGACCACCACCCCGCCTAG
- a CDS encoding STAS domain-containing protein: MIDDASVTLRVSRVDRPDVVVLRLAGELDLSTAPYLSERIDEVVGDGRTTIVIDLHDVTFCDSTGMSAFIRGHHLSSAAGGSLRLTGARGVVARVLKISGLDTLLSDDS, encoded by the coding sequence ATGATCGACGACGCCTCCGTCACATTGAGGGTGAGCCGGGTGGACCGGCCCGATGTGGTGGTTTTGCGGCTCGCGGGGGAGCTCGACCTGAGCACCGCCCCCTACCTCAGTGAACGCATCGACGAGGTGGTGGGCGATGGGCGTACGACAATTGTCATTGATCTTCATGATGTGACGTTCTGTGACTCGACCGGGATGTCTGCGTTCATCCGGGGCCACCATCTCAGCTCGGCGGCCGGGGGTTCCCTGCGGTTGACGGGCGCGCGGGGGGTCGTGGCTCGGGTACTGAAGATCAGTGGGCTGGACACGTTGCTCAGCGACGATTCCTGA
- a CDS encoding CPBP family intramembrane glutamic endopeptidase has product MRVRWLVAVVAALGVANYLNNVALRWTYPWISVLETLVLLGLARAAGLTAADLGLARSTWRRGLRWGGIAVLLVLAGYLVALTLPAGRELFLDRRAHLGVGGAIYAAFVGVPVGTVLLEEVGFRGVVWGMVARMRGPGWATAVSSVLFGLWHVLPSLGLGRSNQVVGDVYGSAAGAVTISAVFATMLAGVVLASLRWRTGSLLAPAGLHWATNGLAYAVGAALWALSG; this is encoded by the coding sequence GTGCGGGTTCGGTGGTTGGTGGCGGTGGTCGCGGCGCTGGGCGTCGCGAACTATCTGAACAACGTCGCGCTCCGCTGGACGTACCCCTGGATCTCGGTTCTCGAGACCCTCGTTCTGTTGGGCCTGGCGCGGGCGGCCGGCCTGACCGCCGCTGATCTCGGCCTGGCCCGCTCGACCTGGCGGCGCGGCCTGCGCTGGGGCGGCATCGCGGTGCTCCTGGTGCTCGCCGGTTATCTGGTCGCGCTGACGCTGCCGGCCGGCCGGGAACTGTTCCTCGACCGCCGCGCCCATCTCGGCGTCGGCGGTGCGATCTACGCGGCCTTCGTCGGCGTGCCGGTCGGCACGGTGCTGCTGGAGGAGGTCGGCTTCCGCGGCGTGGTCTGGGGCATGGTCGCCCGGATGCGCGGGCCGGGCTGGGCCACGGCGGTCTCGTCGGTGCTGTTCGGTTTGTGGCACGTGTTGCCCTCGCTCGGGCTGGGTCGCAGCAACCAGGTGGTCGGCGACGTCTACGGCTCGGCGGCCGGGGCGGTGACCATCTCGGCGGTGTTCGCCACGATGCTGGCCGGCGTGGTGCTCGCGTCGTTGCGCTGGCGCACCGGCAGCCTCCTGGCACCGGCCGGACTGCATTGGGCGACGAACGGATTGGCGTACGCCGTGGGCGCAGCACTTTGGGCTCTTTCGGGGTAA
- a CDS encoding M6 family metalloprotease domain-containing protein: protein MSAIFGETLRFQQRDGDDVALVVLGDEMYARYETPDGYTAVYDHDSGAYCYADLDAGQFASTGQRVDAGPPPATVQRHLHEAAEVRNDRVKARHEAMVPPGEAAGGREKFLTFGPSGGLLPGRRLSSGTVTGLTILIDFPDTPAAVGTAEVDALLNAPAYRGGGNAASVRGYFQTMSTGRLDFGNVVVGPYRMRRPRLAYANTEGLLVPEAIQLAVDAGVDLSRFDSCDEGIVDSLCIMYAGQTEYKGDLWPHNFVHRKEYNGVRTELYIVTSAGRTADDLSIGTFCHEAGHMLCRFPDLYDYGLAEREGDDFKSAGVGMYCVMGAGNHLDRGRTPAPISAYLRQLVGWAGTEVDLTAGGRFSAKQGDYDTVLRYQTGLENEYFLVENRSRAGFDQFLPSSGLAVYHCDVRGSNEFQQGTREQHYQCAVLQADGHLDLEGNVNQGDGGDLFGRVEGTAVSHATRPATRRWDGTESGLTISDVSAPGEVVTFLVGEVGDAGATVVGKSEPALSIPDGGEGGVADTITFDSPGTVRAMTFEADITHPFAGDLRIVLLSPTGRRAVLHDRARTGRNLHLELDTEPPSALAPMVGQPVAGTWLLRVTDASQDDAGTFDRWRIEITVGT from the coding sequence GTGAGTGCGATCTTCGGCGAGACCTTGCGGTTCCAGCAGCGTGACGGCGACGACGTCGCCCTGGTCGTCCTCGGCGACGAGATGTACGCGCGCTACGAGACCCCAGACGGCTACACCGCCGTCTACGACCACGACAGCGGCGCCTACTGCTACGCCGACCTCGACGCGGGCCAGTTCGCCTCCACCGGGCAGCGGGTCGACGCCGGGCCGCCACCGGCCACCGTGCAGCGGCACCTGCACGAGGCCGCCGAGGTGCGCAACGACCGGGTCAAGGCCCGGCACGAGGCGATGGTGCCGCCGGGGGAGGCGGCCGGCGGGCGGGAGAAGTTCCTGACCTTCGGCCCGAGCGGCGGGCTGCTGCCCGGGCGGCGGCTCAGCTCCGGCACGGTCACCGGCCTGACCATCCTGATCGACTTCCCCGACACCCCGGCCGCGGTCGGCACCGCCGAGGTCGACGCGCTGCTCAACGCGCCGGCCTACCGCGGCGGCGGCAACGCGGCCTCGGTGCGCGGCTATTTCCAGACCATGTCGACCGGCCGGCTCGACTTCGGCAACGTGGTCGTCGGCCCCTACCGGATGAGGCGGCCGCGGCTGGCCTACGCCAACACCGAGGGCCTGCTGGTGCCCGAGGCGATCCAGCTCGCGGTCGACGCCGGGGTCGACCTGTCCCGGTTCGACTCGTGCGACGAGGGCATCGTCGACTCGCTGTGCATCATGTATGCGGGCCAGACCGAATACAAAGGCGACCTCTGGCCGCACAACTTCGTGCACCGCAAGGAATACAACGGGGTCCGCACCGAGCTCTACATCGTGACCAGCGCCGGGCGGACGGCCGACGACCTCAGCATCGGCACCTTCTGCCACGAGGCCGGCCACATGCTCTGCCGCTTCCCCGACCTCTACGACTACGGCCTGGCCGAGCGCGAGGGCGACGACTTCAAGAGCGCCGGGGTCGGTATGTATTGCGTGATGGGCGCCGGCAACCACCTCGACCGGGGGCGCACGCCGGCCCCGATCAGCGCCTACCTGCGGCAGCTCGTCGGCTGGGCCGGCACCGAGGTCGACCTGACCGCGGGCGGGCGGTTCTCGGCGAAACAGGGTGACTACGACACCGTGCTGCGCTACCAGACCGGGCTGGAAAACGAATACTTCCTGGTGGAAAACCGGTCCCGGGCCGGGTTCGACCAGTTCCTGCCGTCCAGCGGGCTGGCCGTTTACCACTGCGACGTGCGGGGCTCCAACGAGTTCCAGCAGGGCACCCGCGAGCAGCACTACCAGTGCGCCGTGCTCCAGGCCGACGGCCACCTCGACCTGGAGGGCAACGTCAACCAGGGCGACGGCGGCGACCTGTTCGGCCGGGTCGAGGGCACCGCGGTCTCGCACGCCACCCGGCCGGCGACCCGCCGCTGGGACGGCACCGAGTCCGGGCTGACCATCTCCGACGTGTCCGCGCCCGGCGAGGTGGTCACGTTCCTGGTGGGCGAGGTCGGCGACGCCGGCGCCACGGTGGTCGGCAAGTCCGAGCCGGCGCTGTCGATCCCCGACGGTGGCGAGGGCGGCGTGGCCGACACGATCACCTTCGACTCGCCCGGCACGGTGCGGGCGATGACGTTCGAGGCCGACATCACCCACCCGTTCGCCGGCGACCTGCGGATCGTGCTGCTCTCGCCGACCGGTCGCCGGGCGGTGCTGCACGACCGGGCGCGCACCGGTCGCAATCTGCACCTGGAGCTCGACACCGAGCCGCCGTCGGCGCTGGCGCCGATGGTCGGGCAGCCGGTCGCGGGCACCTGGTTGCTGCGCGTCACCGACGCGTCACAGGACGACGCGGGCACGTTCGACCGCTGGCGGATCGAGATCACCGTCGGCACATAG